One Luteibacter aegosomaticola genomic window carries:
- a CDS encoding histidine-type phosphatase, which translates to MTMRGIWLGVVLALAAPVASAAEANSHEQVLARIILIRHGIRSPTKAPADLAKYAAEPWPSWPVAPGQLTPHGIATLRSLGQRMGKDLTAAGLPGDACGGEVRVIADSTPRNRASAEALLSGLSPQCAAKYQAFPAGQDDPLFRGVGGEDDDKGGIDAAAVDTTTRSTLAALQQVLLGCHDDACLKKAQADGKQVLLGGDVAKALKTAGSLAENIMLAYAEGMPEARYGWGRLDAAGVARIITLHNTSFKLAHATPEASRGRGGNMLAHITATLAQAAGQTTTVNPLAPPGTRVIILIGHDTDLAAQAGLLGLDWHVATKGDDFPPGGALIYDLVGTSEGKAVRLSIAMPTLAALRAGRMEADEAVIRKRLTQANCGKKASCPLGTFITSARTAVGTAAASAGNEPNASSK; encoded by the coding sequence GGCGTTGTCCTTGCCCTGGCGGCGCCTGTAGCGTCCGCCGCCGAAGCGAATAGCCATGAACAGGTGCTGGCGCGGATCATCCTGATCCGCCACGGGATCCGTTCGCCTACCAAGGCACCCGCCGACCTAGCGAAGTACGCCGCGGAACCCTGGCCTTCGTGGCCCGTGGCACCCGGCCAGCTCACGCCGCATGGCATCGCCACCCTGCGCTCGCTTGGTCAGCGCATGGGTAAGGATCTCACCGCCGCAGGCTTGCCAGGCGATGCCTGTGGCGGCGAGGTTCGCGTGATCGCGGACAGCACGCCGCGAAACCGGGCGAGTGCCGAGGCACTACTTTCAGGCCTCTCCCCGCAATGCGCAGCGAAATATCAGGCATTCCCCGCCGGACAGGACGACCCGCTTTTTCGTGGCGTAGGCGGTGAAGACGACGATAAGGGTGGTATCGACGCAGCGGCGGTCGACACCACCACCCGAAGCACGCTGGCGGCTCTGCAACAGGTACTTCTCGGCTGCCACGACGACGCGTGCCTGAAAAAGGCGCAAGCTGATGGAAAGCAGGTACTGCTCGGCGGCGACGTCGCCAAGGCACTCAAGACGGCAGGCTCGCTCGCCGAGAACATCATGCTGGCCTACGCCGAAGGGATGCCCGAGGCACGCTACGGATGGGGCCGCCTCGACGCGGCAGGCGTGGCCCGAATCATCACGCTTCACAACACCTCGTTCAAACTCGCCCATGCCACGCCTGAGGCCTCGCGCGGCCGCGGTGGCAACATGCTCGCGCACATCACCGCCACCCTCGCCCAGGCAGCCGGGCAAACCACCACGGTGAATCCGCTCGCGCCACCCGGCACGCGCGTCATCATCCTGATCGGCCACGACACAGACCTCGCCGCGCAGGCCGGCCTGCTCGGCCTCGACTGGCATGTCGCCACGAAGGGTGACGACTTCCCGCCCGGCGGGGCCTTGATCTATGACCTCGTGGGCACGTCCGAGGGCAAAGCCGTGCGCCTTTCGATCGCCATGCCGACACTCGCGGCGCTACGTGCGGGGCGCATGGAAGCCGACGAAGCCGTGATCCGTAAGCGTCTAACCCAGGCTAACTGTGGCAAGAAGGCATCCTGTCCGCTGGGCACATTCATCACGTCGGCTCGAACCGCCGTCGGAACTGCTGCCGCAAGCGCCGGCAATGAGCCCAACGCGTCATCGAAGTAA
- a CDS encoding alpha/beta fold hydrolase: MKHPDDTTTSHDAPRRKFVATAGLAAGAMVAGSALAAEGAKGSAAPAKAGAGKKNAESAIFTTKEGVQIYYKDWGTGQPIVFHHGWPLSSDDWDAQMWFFLSQGYRVIAHDRRGHGRSTQTSTGNDMDTYASDVAELVRHLDLKNAIHIGHSTGGGEVARYVAQHGEGRVAKAILVSAVPPIMVKTPANPGGLDISVFDGLRKSLAANRAQFYREVPIPFYGFNRPGVKTLDGTVDNWWRQGMNGGIQAHYDCIKAFSETDFTEDLKKIKVPTLVLHGDDDQIVPYQDAGVLSAKLIPGAKLKIYKGYPHGMLTVHADELNKDILEFIKS, translated from the coding sequence ATGAAGCACCCGGACGATACCACCACGTCGCATGACGCCCCCCGCCGCAAGTTCGTCGCCACTGCTGGGCTTGCCGCTGGCGCCATGGTCGCCGGCAGCGCGCTGGCGGCTGAAGGTGCCAAGGGTTCCGCTGCGCCGGCCAAGGCCGGCGCTGGCAAGAAGAACGCCGAGTCGGCGATCTTCACCACCAAGGAAGGCGTGCAGATCTATTACAAGGATTGGGGCACTGGCCAGCCCATCGTCTTCCACCACGGCTGGCCGCTGTCCTCGGATGACTGGGACGCCCAGATGTGGTTCTTCCTCTCGCAGGGCTACCGCGTCATCGCCCATGACCGCCGTGGCCATGGCCGCTCGACCCAGACCTCGACCGGCAACGACATGGACACGTACGCGTCCGATGTTGCCGAGCTGGTCCGTCACCTCGACCTGAAGAACGCCATCCACATCGGCCACTCCACCGGTGGTGGCGAAGTGGCGCGCTACGTCGCCCAGCATGGCGAAGGCCGCGTGGCCAAGGCCATCCTGGTCAGCGCCGTACCGCCGATCATGGTCAAGACCCCGGCGAACCCGGGTGGACTCGACATCTCGGTGTTCGACGGCCTGCGCAAGTCGCTAGCCGCCAACCGCGCACAGTTCTACCGCGAGGTGCCGATCCCGTTCTACGGCTTCAACCGCCCGGGCGTGAAGACCCTCGACGGCACGGTCGACAACTGGTGGCGCCAGGGCATGAACGGCGGCATCCAGGCGCACTACGACTGTATCAAGGCCTTCTCGGAAACCGACTTCACCGAAGACCTGAAGAAGATCAAGGTGCCGACCCTCGTCCTGCACGGCGACGACGATCAGATCGTGCCGTACCAGGACGCCGGTGTGCTCTCGGCCAAGCTGATCCCGGGCGCGAAGCTC